A single genomic interval of Syntrophobotulus glycolicus DSM 8271 harbors:
- the sigI gene encoding RNA polymerase sigma-I factor, with protein MSESENQLSWKTIKTETQAKEDFIRESQPFIRHVAGQAVQRLLEWGRDEELSEALLAFNEAINHFDEERNVPFLAYARVVIKRRLIDFYRREKKKSTLSLDEGECGRGAEIHYSLSEFSEQEQNKERALEIQEFATRLAEYQLSFNDLAENCPKHQDSRCTLLEVAQSLAKDQEMWQHVIKKKRIPMQALNIKTQVHLKVLERRRKYILAVALLIANEHDFIYLREYVMPKERKG; from the coding sequence ATGTCTGAGTCAGAAAATCAACTGAGCTGGAAAACAATAAAAACAGAAACACAGGCAAAGGAAGATTTTATTCGGGAATCTCAGCCCTTTATTCGTCATGTGGCCGGCCAGGCTGTTCAGCGTCTCCTGGAATGGGGAAGAGATGAAGAACTGTCCGAAGCTCTCTTGGCTTTTAATGAAGCAATAAACCACTTTGATGAAGAGCGAAATGTCCCATTTTTGGCCTATGCCAGGGTTGTGATCAAGAGACGCCTGATTGATTTTTACCGCAGGGAGAAAAAAAAAAGCACGTTGTCTTTGGATGAAGGGGAGTGCGGTCGAGGTGCCGAGATTCATTATAGTTTAAGTGAATTTAGCGAACAGGAGCAAAACAAAGAAAGGGCACTGGAGATTCAGGAATTTGCCACCAGACTTGCAGAATATCAATTAAGCTTTAATGATTTAGCGGAGAATTGTCCCAAACATCAGGATTCTCGCTGCACGCTGCTCGAAGTGGCCCAATCACTTGCGAAGGATCAGGAAATGTGGCAGCACGTCATCAAAAAGAAAAGGATTCCCATGCAGGCTCTGAATATCAAAACCCAAGTGCATCTTAAGGTGCTTGAGCGGAGAAGAAAATATATCTTGGCAGTTGCTCTGCTGATTGCCAATGAACATGATTTTATTTACTTGCGGGAATACGTCATGCCAAAGGAAAGGAAGGGATAA
- a CDS encoding anti-sigma-I factor RsgI family protein, with product MNQFKAVVLQKEGRFITILLADGSFRKIYYREPVEIGVEITVDPTKGLSLLSKLTPPRWKKMISIAAIFLLVFLGVTGWNLYEASIVKAMISIDAQSSIQLMINGQGKVLDVQTLNEEAVNLLGERPLTGLPWQEAVSNIMERSVDFEYLKEDDPLVLLGYFQMTAQNEQTNGITSEKLAQEVTDNIVKHGINAHVLAYDMTSDEQTKAAQEGLTLGEYALLNTANKAGIPVRSGEIKESAVRSEVFKEQAVQEQIKRDSGLGVVSTKVQISDRQNGEKSRTNTQSQNQGQGKGKTNNQFKAQEWGKNRKNNQAEDQERGRSKTNNRPKNQEQGKNKTDKQFNAQDGGKNMRNNQSKDQKKYR from the coding sequence ATGAATCAATTCAAAGCTGTGGTTTTGCAAAAAGAAGGCCGATTCATTACCATTCTTTTGGCTGACGGCTCATTCAGAAAAATTTATTACCGGGAGCCCGTGGAAATCGGCGTGGAGATAACTGTTGATCCGACCAAAGGACTGTCCTTATTGAGCAAGCTTACTCCTCCCCGCTGGAAGAAAATGATCAGTATTGCCGCTATATTCTTATTGGTTTTTCTCGGGGTCACAGGCTGGAACCTTTATGAGGCGTCAATAGTGAAAGCAATGATCTCAATTGATGCCCAATCAAGTATTCAGCTCATGATTAATGGTCAGGGAAAAGTACTTGATGTTCAAACATTGAATGAAGAAGCCGTCAATCTGCTTGGGGAAAGGCCCCTTACAGGCTTACCCTGGCAGGAAGCGGTCTCCAATATTATGGAAAGATCCGTTGATTTTGAATACTTAAAGGAGGATGATCCTCTGGTTCTTCTCGGATATTTCCAGATGACAGCACAGAATGAGCAGACAAATGGGATTACTTCTGAAAAATTGGCTCAGGAGGTAACGGATAATATCGTCAAGCATGGCATTAATGCGCATGTTTTGGCTTATGATATGACTTCTGATGAACAAACAAAAGCGGCACAGGAGGGACTTACTCTCGGTGAATATGCCTTATTAAACACCGCGAATAAGGCCGGAATCCCGGTCCGTTCGGGTGAAATCAAAGAAAGCGCCGTCCGCAGTGAAGTTTTTAAGGAACAGGCCGTTCAAGAACAGATAAAGAGGGACAGCGGCCTGGGGGTAGTAAGTACCAAGGTTCAAATAAGTGATCGGCAGAACGGGGAAAAAAGCAGGACGAACACACAGTCCCAAAATCAGGGACAGGGAAAAGGCAAGACAAATAACCAGTTCAAAGCTCAGGAGTGGGGAAAAAACAGGAAGAATAATCAGGCTGAAGACCAGGAGCGGGGAAGAAGCAAAACAAACAACCGGCCTAAAAATCAGGAACAGGGCAAAAACAAGACGGATAAGCAGTTTAATGCTCAGGATGGAGGAAAAAACATGAGGAACAATCAATCCAAAGATCAGAAAAAATACAGATAA